A region from the Helicoverpa armigera isolate CAAS_96S chromosome 6, ASM3070526v1, whole genome shotgun sequence genome encodes:
- the LOC110373164 gene encoding class E basic helix-loop-helix protein 23, with the protein MEGRRSWDGVPLGESHSPPQSVPGRRTPLGAVGLGGFYMQGGQPPPPPQHCYPADENQPEPGTSYGQRPINESKSKQKMRQGKNVRLNINARERRRMHDLNDALDELRGVIPYAHSPSVRKLSKIATLLLAKNYILMQASALEELRRLVAYLQSTATAAGIVPPPGFDLTGFPAAAKLLQGPIPGPPPPPEPPS; encoded by the exons aTGGAGGGGCGGAGGTCTTGGGATGGCGTGCCTCTGGGCGAGTCGCACTCTCCACCACAGTCCGTGCCGGGCCGGAGGACGCCGCTGGGAGCCGTCGGCCTGGGCGGCTTCTACATGCAAGGTGGCCAGCCTCCGCCGCCTCCGCAGCACTGCTACCCGGCCGACGAGAACCAGCCAGAACCAGGGACCAGCTACGGACAAAG ACCTATCAACGAGTCGAAATCAAAACAGAAGATGCGTCAAGGCAAGAATGTACGACTGAACATAAATGCGAGGGAACGACGTCGCATGCACGATCTT AATGATGCATTGGACGAGTTACGCGGAGTGATACCATATGCCCACTCGCCTTCGGTTCGCAAACTGTCCAAAATTGCGACGTTATTGCTCGCCAAGAACTACATCCTGATGCAGGCCAGCGCCTTGGAGGAACTCAGAAG GTTGGTAGCATATCTCCAAAGCACAGCCACCGCAGCTGGCATAGTCCCACCTCCCGGCTTCGACCTGACTGGGTTCCCAGCTGCCGCGAAACTGCTGCAAGGCCCCATTCCTGGCCCACCTCCGCCCCCCGAGCCGCCATCTTGA
- the LOC110373140 gene encoding ras-related and estrogen-regulated growth inhibitor-like protein gives MKDERASMQRVRIAVIGSSRVGKSALIVRYLTRRYIGEYHSNTDLLYRQTVPINGTPVELEVIDVSGSNSDKFPAEQIQWADACLLVYAVTDRSSFEYATEVLSALKRAPTGGSPAHAPAGGAAAPMPLALLGNKTDLDHLRQVTTKEGQAISAAHGASFSEASVADNSGDLYRCVDRLLAEVRTPQRTRKFSVTKMLGSLIGGGGNTHATRSGSMVACPRVPAPARPPLAAAAP, from the exons ATGAAGGACGAGCGTGCCAGCATGCAGCGCGTACGCATTGCCGTCATTGGCAGTTCTCGAGTTGGCAAGTCCG ctCTCATCGTTCGTTACCTAACTAGAAGATACATTGGTGAATACCATTCAAACACAG ATCTCCTGTACAGACAAACGGTACCTATCAACGGCACTCCAGTTGAACTAGAAGTTATAGATGTATCCGGTTCCAATTCAGATAAATTCCCAGCTGAAcag ATTCAATGGGCTGATGCGTGCCTGCTGGTGTATGCGGTGACAGATCGCAGCAGCTTCGAGTACGCTACCGAAGTGCTGAGCGCCCTGAAGCGTGCGCCGACGGGTGGCAGCCCGGCGCACGCGCCCGCCGGCGGCGCCGCGGCGCCCATGCCACTCGCTCTCCTCGGCAATAAAACAGACCTAGACCACTTGAGACAG GTCACGACCAAGGAAGGTCAGGCTATTAGTGCAGCTCACGGCGCCTCCTTCAGCGAGGCGAGTGTCGCCGACAACTCCGGCGACCTCTACCGCTGCGTGGATCGCCTACTGGCTGAAGTGCGCACACCGCAGCGTACGCGCAAGTTCTCCGTCACCAAGATGCTCGGATCATTAATAG GCGGTGGTGGTAACACCCATGCGACCCGCAGCGGgtcgatggtggcgtgcccccGCGTGCCCGCGCCGGCGCGGCCCCcgctggcggcggcggcacCCTGA